In Mycolicibacterium aubagnense, the DNA window GCTCAACGCTGCCTCGATGTTCGAGATCGACGACGTCATCGACCCGGCCGAGACTCGGGCCCTGATCGCCGCGACGCTGGCTACCGCAGAGCCCGCGGGACTGCCTCCGCGCCGGGGCTTTGTCGATACCTGGTGAGTTTCGTTGAGGGTTGATCCTGAATTGAGGGCACAAAAGCGCGAGTAGCGGGTGCCCTGGTTGCAGAGTCAACGGCGGCAGCTGCGCGCGCAGCTTTGACTCTGCATCTACGGCGAGAAAGGTCGAGTAGGCCGCACCGCCACGCAGGGTCAACGGTCGTCAATCGCGCACGCCCCGATACAGCTGCCGGCGCACCACGAAGCGCTGCAGCACCCGGTCGACCGTCCACGCCGGGAAGCGCACCGCCTGTCCCCACGGGGTGAAGACCTCCAGCCCGTCTGGCTGTGGGCCGAGCACTGATCCCCAGCGCACGGTCGGCGGCCGGTAGCGCCGCAGCTTTCGAGAATTCATCTGTGCCAGTATGTTTCGGGCGACGAGCGCGCCACCACCATTACGTGCCGACGTCCGCTGCGGATCGGTGGCCGCCACGTCGCCGACCGCGAAGACGGCCGGATACCCGGGCACCGTCAGTTCCGGCGTGACCCGGACAAAGCCATCGTCGTCGAGTATCTCGGCCGGTAGCCATCCGGTGTTCGGCTGCACCCGCCCGACCGCCCACAGCACCGCATCGACGTCAGCGTCCGGTTGACCCGTGCTGAATTCGATTGGTCCGGTGGTGATTTCGTCACGGTCCGGAGGCAGGATCGCGCGGTGGCCGAGGTGCTGCCGGACGCCCAACTCCGCGAGCCGCTGAGCGACGCGCACCTGGGTCCCGACGTGGTATCCCGGAAGTATCTGGGCACCAGGGAAATACAGGTCGATCACCTTGTCGGGCCAGGTGCGCGCCAAGTTACCTGCGCTGCTCACCGCCGTGGCGCCGCCGCCCACCACGGCGATGCGCTGCGCACCGGCCAGCCGCTCGTGGGTGTTCTTCAGATCCGCAGCGACGTCGTCTGCCGTCTGCAGCGTCGGCCGGCGCCAGAATCCGTTGGTCGTTCCCGTCGAGATCACCAGCACATCGAACGGTTCGGTGGTCTCGGTTCCGTCGGCTGCGATCACCGTCACCGTGCGGGCGTCCAGATCGGCACCGGCCAAGGCCCCGTGCATGATTCGCACCCCATCCAGCCCACGGAACCGTCGGAAACCGATGAAGTAGTCGCGCGCCCAGGCGTCCGGCCGGGAAACCCGCATGCCGAGTTCCTGCCCACTGACCAGCCCGTCCTTGACAGAGATGCCGACCACGTCCGCGTGCGGCGCCAGGCGGACCGCGGCGAGGATGCCGCTGTCCCCCAGCCCGGCGATGACGATGCGCTTACGCAAAATCAGGGCAGGATCGAGTCGACGTAGCCCCCGTCGGCGCGCACCGCCGCGCCGGTGGTTGCCGAGGACTGTTGCGAACTGAGGTAGACCACCATGTTGGCGATCTCCTCGGGCTCAATCAGCCTGCGCAGCAACGATTGCGGGCGGTATTTGATGATGAACTCACGCTGCGCCTCGTCCCACGGCAGGTCCTTGTCGACCAACTGATAGACGAAGTCCTCGACGCCACCGGTGTGCGTCGGTCCGGCGATCACCGAGTTCACCGTGACCCCGGTGCCGGCAGCGTCCTTGGCGAAGCCACGGGTCACCGCCAGCAGCGCGGTCTTCGACGTCCCGTAGTGGATCATTTCTTCCGGGATGACGATTGCGGAGTCACTGGCGATCTGGATCATGCGGCCCCAGCCACGTTCCGTCATCCCCGGCAGATAAGTACGAATGAGCCGGACTGCCGACAGCACGTTCACCTCGAAGTACGTACGCCACTGCTCGTCGGTGATCTCCTGGGCGGGGACCGATCCGAAGATGCCGAGGTTGTTCACGAGGATGTCGACATCCGGAAGCTGTTGTGTGAGTTGCGCGACGCCTTCGGCGGTGGTGACGTCCGCGGCGACGCCGATGACGTCGGTGATTCCCTTGCCGGCGAGCTCGGCGACGGCCGCCTGCACGCGCTCGTCACGGCGTCCGTTCACGGCCACGCGCGCTCCGCTGGCCCCCAGCCCCTCGGCGATCGCAAGCCCGATGCCCTGAGTGGACCCCGTGACCAAGGCGGTCTTGCCGGTCAGATCAATGTGCACGCTCAGCCTCCAATGATTTCACGGGTCGGTGCAACGCTAGCCGCCGGTCAAACATTTCAGTAGCGTCTGCGACGAGCCGTCCGAACCGGAGAGCGTCGTGACCGAACTGCTGGTGCTGCACATCGCCAAACGCGAGATCCAGGCCGTGTCGCTCGACGGCTGCCGCGTGCGAACAGTGGTCACCGACGTCGACGAGACACCCGACGGAATCGTCGTCGACCACGCTCGGGGCCACATCTACTGGACCAATATGGGGACGCCCGACCCCGAATCCGGGCGGGGTGCCTTCTCGACGTTCTTCACCCGCAACGGGTCGATCGAGCGGGTGAACCTGGACGGATCGGACCGGCAGACCATCGTCACGCGGGGTGCGTTCACCACCGGCAAGCAGCTGACCGCCGACTTCGAGGCCGGGCTGCTCTATTGGTGCGACCGCGAAGGCATGCAGGTGCTGCGCTGCCGGCTGGACGGTTCCGGTTTGGAGACGCTGGTGGTGGCGGGCACCGATGCGCAGGACGCGCGCAATCACTGCGTCGGCATCGCTGTCGACCATGTCAACAAGCTGATCTATTGGACGCAGAAGGGCGCGCCCGACGCCGGGCAGGGACGAATCTTCCGGTGCGGCATCGAAATTCCAGCGGGGCAGACGGCCGCTGACCGCGACGACATCCATCTGCTCTGGCGGGACCTGCCCGAGCCCATCGACCTCGATCTGGACAATTCAGGGAACCTGGTCTGGACGGACCGCGGCGCCGAGCCTGACGGCAACACGCTCAATCGCGGTCAGGTCCAGCCTGCCGTCGGGGCGTACACAATCCTGTCCCGGGGGTATCAGGAGGCGATCGGCCTGGCCACGCCCGACTACACGACGTACTACGTCAGCGAGTTGCGCTCCGGCGGCATCCGCGTGGTGAATCTCGCCGACGGAACCGACCGCGAGCTGACGCAACTGGGTCCGGGTGTCACGGGCATCGCGCTGGCCGAGCTGTAGCTGGTGCGGGACAGCGGGTGGTCGAGACGGGAGTCAGCCGCTCGGGGTGATGAGTCGCCGGGGGCCGGGGCCGTGCTGTGAGAGGGCGTCGCTGGGATTGACGATGCGGCAGGTGGCCAGGGATAGACAGCCACATCCGATGCATCCAGTCAGTTCCGATTCGAGATGCTCGATTTCGCGGCGCCGGGCTTCGAGTCGAGCATGCCAGCGACGCGAGATGCGGGTCCAGTCGGCCTTGCTTGGCATGCGGTCCTCAGGCAGGCCGGCCAAGACGGTCGCCACTTCGGCCAAAGTGACGCCGAAGCGCTGCGCGGCCTGAATGATGCTGATGCGCCGCAGGACGTGGCGTGGGTAGCGACGCTGATTGCCTGCGGTGCGAGTCGAGGTGATCAGCCCCTGCTGCTCATAGAACCGCACCGCACTGGTTGCCATACCGGCCCGGCGGGCGACCTCACCCACAGTGAGAAGTTCAGTGGGGTTGTGCGACAACGTCATCCCCTCCGATTGACTTCAACTGCACTTGAAGTTTTAGCCTACCGGATCGTGCATGATCGACGACAGCCGTCCTTAGGAGACTCCCGCTGATGAGGCCTTCTCAGCTACCCGCCCACGAGTACGAATTCTTGTTGCGTCATCAGGTCGCGGCGATGCTCACCGTCGGAGCCGACGGCCGCCCCAAGGCCGCCAAGATGGAACCCACCGTGCTCGACGACCGGCTACTCAGCGTCGGACACCGCCACAAGGTCCGCACCCGCCGGCTCCTCCGCGACCCGCGGACCACCTTGTTCTACGACGGCCCCGGACCCACGTGGCTGGCGGTGGAAGCCACCGCCGACGTCGTCGATACACCCGATACGCCCCGCCTCATCCTCGAATTCATGCGGTTGCTCCAACAACGCCCCACTGGTCCACTGGCCTGGCACAGCGACAACCACACGGAAGTCGAATTGGACGACCACGACTTCATGGCGACCATGGCCGCCGAGGGCTGCCTGATCTACCACTTCGACATCGACAAGACCTACGGCAACCTGCCGAGTTGAACCGTGGCAGCGCAGGACGTGCGGTGCGCATTGCCACCTGCTACACCCAGACCAAAGCCGTCAACGATGCGTTGTAGCGGCACCAGCCGCGGCGAGTCGCGCCTGCGCCCCGGCGGCTCGGCTCGCGGCCTCGATCCCCGACACGTCGCGCACCGCTCCCGTGTCGGCCGAGAGGGCCATTGCGGCATAGGCCCGCAGCGCCGGCGACACCTCGCGGTCCCGGTGCTGCGGCCAGTATCCGCCAGCCTGCTCGAGCCGGCGTCGGCGTCCATCCAGTTCGCTTGCCTCGACCCGTAATTCGATACGGCGGGCCGGGATGTCGATGTCGACGAGGTCGCCATCCCGCACCAGGGCGATGACACCACCGGCCGCCGCCTCCGGTGAGATGTGGCCGATCGACAACCCCGAGGATCCGCCGGAGAACCGCCCATCGGTGATCAGAGCGCACACTTTCGCAAGCCCGACACCCTTGAGATACGAGGTGGGATACAGCATTTCCTGCATCCCCGGCCCGCCGCGCGGACCCTCGTAGCGCACCACCACAACGTCACCGGGCTGCACCCGGCCGCTCAGGATGACGTCCTGCGCCTCCTCCTGAGACTCGACGACCACGGCGGGCCCGCTGAACCGCAGGATCGAGTCGTCGACGCCGGCCGTCTTGACCACGCACCCATCCTCGGCGAGATTTCCCCGCAGGATGGCCAGCCCGCCATCCGCCGAATACGCATGCGCGACATCGCGAATACAGCCTGACTCTGCATCAAGGTCGAGGCTTTCCCAGCGGCAGGACTGGGAGAAGGCAGAACTGGACCGCACCCCGCCCGGCGCGGCGTGGAACAGGTCCACCGCCGTGTCCGAGACCCCGGGAGATCTCGTGTCCCACGTGTCGAGCCACGAGATGAGCGAATCGGCGTGGATCGCATGCACATCGGTGTCCAGCAGCCCCGCGCGCAGCAGCTCTCCCATCACAGCGGGGATCCCGCCGGCCCGATGCACATCCTCCATCAGATACTTGCCGTTGGGGGCCACCTTGCAGATGCACGGAATTCGGGTCGAGAGCGCTTCGATGTCGGCCAGATCGAAATCCACCTCAGCCTCGTGAGCTGCGGCAAGCAGATGCAGGATGGTGTTGGTCGACCCGCCCATGGCGATGTCAACCACCATCGCGTTGGAAAACGCTGCGGCAGAGGCAATGTTGCGCGGCAGCGCACGAACATCGTCATCGTCGTAGAAACGGCGCGCCAATTCCATCACCGCCGTGCCGGCGTCCTCGTACAACCTGCGACGCGCCGTGTGGGTCGCCAGCGTCGTGCCGTTGCCCGGCAGAGCCAGACCCAGCGCCTCCGTCAGACAGTTCATCGAGTTCGCGGTGAACATGCCGGAGCACGACCCACAGGTCGGGCACGCCGCGGCCTCGACGCGCTCGAGGTCGGCGTCGGAGATCTCGGGAGCAACCGCGCCCGCCACGGCCGAGATCAGATGGAGGCGGGCGCGCACCGTGCCGTCGACGAGCGTGGCAGTACCGCCCTCCATGGGGCCGCCGGACACGAACACGGTGGGGATGTTCAGGCGCAACGCGGCCATCAGCATGCCGGGAGTGATCTTGTCGCAGTTGGAGATACAGACCAGCGCATCGGCCCGGTGCGCATTGACCATGTACTCGATCGAATCGGCGATGAGATCACGAGAAGGCAGTGAATACAGCATGCCGCCGTGTCCCATCGCGATGCCGTCGTCGACGGCGATCGTGTTGAATTCCCGCGCTATCCCGCCGGCCGCCTGCACGGCCTCGGACACGATCCTGCCCACAGGCTGAAGGTGTGTGTGGCCGGGCACGAATTCGGTGAAACTGTTGGCGACCGCGACGATGGGCTTACCGAAGTCTGAAGCAGACACACCGGCCGCGCGCAGCAATGCTCGCGCGCCCGCCATGTTCCGACCGTGAGTGATTGTCCTGGATCGCAATTCGGGCATGACCACATCGTCGTGGCAGCCGTGCGGTAGGCGAAGACGGTGCTGACACTAGTACTGCCACTACCAGCCCTAAAATCAAGCGATGCCCAACCAGGCCGCTCGCACAGAACTGGGCGGATTTCTGCGAATGCGCCGGGAGTCGCTCGACCGGTCGGAACACGGCCTTCCCGCGGTCCGAGGCCGCCGCCACGGCTTACGCCGCGAGGAAGTGGCGTTCCTGTCGTCCATCAGCGTCACCTGGTACACGTGGCTGGAACAGGGCCGCGATATCAACCCATCCCGGCAAGTTCTCGACGCCATCGGGCAGACGCTTGCGCTGTCACTCGCCGATCATTCGTATCTGCTGTCACTCGCGGGGTTTTCCCCGGGAGGCGCCCAGCTCATGCCGGATTCCGGCGAGCCGCCGGACCATCTGCTGCGGCTTCTGGAGGCGTTCGGCACGTCTCCGGCCTTCGCGATCGATTTCGATTGGGAGATCACCGCATGGAATCGCGCCTACGCGCAGCTCTACCCCGAGGTGCGGACCGTCGCCCGCGCGGATCGCAACCTGCTGTGGCTGGTGTTCACCGATCCATCGATCCGACAGCTCATGCCCGACTGGGAAGTGGAGAGCCGGCGCTTCGTGTCCGAGTACCGCATGCAAAACGGCGCCCGACTCGAGGAGCCCGAAGTCAGCAGGCTACTGGACCGGCTGCGCACGGAAAGTCGGGAGTTCGACCGCGTCTGGAACGACCACACCATCGAAGGTTTTCAGACCCGCATCCGCCGGTTCGACCACCGGGTGATCGGAGAGATCGAACTGGAGTACCACCGACTGACACCGGCTGACCTGCCGGATCTGAACATCGTTGTCTACACCCCCGCCAACCCGGCGGCGGACCGACAACTCGACCGCATGGGGACCAGCGGGGGCATCGGCTAGCCAGCCTGGATGAACGCGGCGATGCCTCGGGCCACCGCGTTGGCGATGGCCTGCTGGCCTTGCTCAGAGCTCAGCATCGCCGCATCCTGCGCGTTCTTCATGTTGCCGCACTCGACCAGGATCGACGGGTACTGCGCGAGATTCAGGCCGGTCAGATCGGCCCGGCCATACAGACCATTGCTACCGATGTACGTCGCCGGCGTCAGCCCGCCGGCCACCAACTGATCACGCATGATCTGCGCGAACTTGACCGACGGACCTGCCTGCACCTGGTTGAGTGGCGGCGCCGAGTAATTGACGTGGAAACCGTGGCCGCCGGGGGGACCACCGTCGGCGTGGATCGACACGACGGCATTGGGCCGCAGGGCATTCGCCATCGCGGCCCGCTGGTCCACACACGCTGCCACCGCGTTGTCGTTGTCTCTGGAGAGGCCGACCTGCACCCCGGCGTTGATGAGCTCCTGCCGGATGCGCAGCACCACGTCCCACGTGAAGGTGTGCTCGGGAAAACCTGCGTTGGTGCTGGTGCCGGTGGTCTGGCAGTCCTTGGTACCACCGCGTCCGGTTGGCACCTGCTTCGTGATCGACGCGTCGTTGGCCCCGTTGTGCCCTGGATCCAGAAACACGATGGCACCGGCAAGATTTTGTGCCTTCGCCACGGGCGCGGTGAGCGACGACATCATGGCAGGCATGCCGACCAGAACCGGCGCTGCCGCAGCCATTCTCAGCATGCGCCGGCGCGAGATGCAGCCGACGCCCTGGGCGCCGTTGTCTTTTTCACACGGACTACTGGTCACCAATCGGATGCTACGGACCCAACCTTGGGACTCCGCCGCGCGTGCTGACACGGTTCCGTTACGAAGCAATAACTTCTTTCCGATTCGGCGTACGGTCGAGGTGTGGAGACGAATGTCGAGACACCAGGGGTGGGCGCACGGATCAAGGCGATGGCGAGTTGGGCCGCCGCGCGCACGCGGAAGACCAGCCCATCGCCACTGTTGCCGCCCTGGGAAGCGCCGCCCGCACAGTACGGCGTCGGCGTCCACCACAACGTCGCGGTGCCGATGAGTGACGGCATCTCGCTGCGGGTCGATATCCACTACCCGACCGACCCCGCGACCGGCGAGGCCGCCACCGGGCCGTTCCCGGTGCTGCTGTCGATGACGCCCTACGGCAAGAAAGCACCCCCTCCGGCCGCCCAGATCGGCGGTGGCGCAACGCCATATTTGATCCGCCGTGGCTACCTCGAGGTGATGGCCGACGTGCGGGGCACCGGCGTATCGGGTGGTTCCTTCGAGATGTTGGGACCCGAGCAGGTTCAGGACGGCGTCGACCTGGTGAATTGGGCTGCGTCCCTGCCCAATTCCAATGGCCGCGTCGGCATGTTCGGGATCTCCTATCTGGCCATCAACCAACTCCTGACGGCAGCTGAAGTGGGTCCCGGCTCGCCGCTGAAGGCGATCTTCCCGGCGATGGCGGCCAACGATTTCTATCGCGATGTCGTCACCATGGGCGGCGTGCCGCACATGCGTACCGTCCGCGCGTACGGCGCCACCTATTCACTGCTCAACGTCATCAACCCGGCGTTGGAGTACGCCCATCGCGGCGGACATGAAAGACCAAGGGCAGGTGGCATTTCCGCGGTGCGACAGCGGGGCCGCGACCAGCGCAGCTACTTCAAGAACCTGATCAAAGACGCGATGGCCGGCGGCGACACCGCGTTCGACGGCGCGTTCTGGGACACCATGCGCCCGGCGGACGTAGTGCCGAAGATCGTCGAGAACGGTGTCGCAGTGTTTCTGGTGGCCGGGTGGCATGACGCATTCCAGCGGGGTGCACCACTGAATTACGCCGCGCTGCAGAACACCTTCGCCGACCGTCCCGCCGGCGCTGCCATGACGGCTGATCAGCCCGTCTCCGACAAGTTCCAGCTGATGGCCGGCCCCTGGTACCACGTGTCGGATCTCGACGGGCAGCATCTGCAGGCTCTGCAGTTGCGCTGGTTCAACTACTGGCTCAAAGATGACAAGACCGCGGCCGTCACCGGTCAGCCCGTGCGCTTCCAGGCGATCGGCAGCTCAAAGTGGTTCCGCACCAATGCCTATCCGTTCCCCGAGGCCACGCCCACGCGGCTCTATCTCGGCCTGGGCGGTGGCCTCCATGCCACGCCGTCGGCGGACGAGTCGACAGCAACGCTGCAATATCTCTCGCGCGGACCGGTTTCCGGGCGCAGCCTGGAGCAGTGGAGCCTCGGCATGGGCAGCTTCATGGTCTCGCAGACAGGCCGGAGCGTCCGGTACGACCAGGACAACAGCCGCCTACAGCGCCAAGCTCTGACGTACACCAGCGAGGCCTTCGAGACCGAGCGGCTGCTCGCCGGACCGGTCGGACTGACCATCTTCGCCACTGCCGACCGCAGTGAAACCCTTTGGGTCGCACACCTCGACGACCTCTCCCCGGATGGCATCAGCCGCCCGCTGACGCAAGGTGCGCTCCTCGGTTCACACCGGGCGCTCGACCCCGACACCAGTTGGTGCCTGCCCGACGGCACGGTGCTGCGGCCGCACCACATCAGCACCAAGTCGGCGGTAGAGCCCGTCGTACGCGGTGAATTGACCCGCTACGACATCGAGATCTTCCCCACCGCGGCGCTACTCGCCCCGGGTCACCGCATGCGGCTGACGCTGACCACTTACGACTTCCCGCATCTGGTGCCGACCCGACCACAGCGCGCAGCGCTGGCGGGCGGCGTCTACCGGATTTCGCAAGGGGGCGTCCACGCGTCACACCTGGTGGTTCCCTTGGCCGACCCGGTAACAATGGCACAGCCCTAGCTGAGGAACCGCTGCGTGTACGGCGCGAAGCGGGCCTTCAGGTCAGCTGGGTCGAGCCCGAACATCTCACACGACGTCTCGACGCGGCCCAGCCGGCCACGCTGGTGGCCGGCGAGGTAGCCCGCCATCGCCGCGCGTTCGGTGTCCGAAAGTTGCTCCTCTGCAAGGGCGAACACGCTTTCCGCGGTGCCGAGATCGTCGGCCATGAAGTCGTCGAAGCGGATGTCGATGGACCGATCCCGGCCAATGACCTCGCGGTCCCGGACCAGCCCGGCAAGCATGTGCTCCAGCCGCTGCACCCAGTATGTCGCGATGTGCTCGACCGGAACCGGGCTGCGGTGCATGCGCGCCGAGTAGGTGATCATCGCGATCATCGACAGCACCACCGGTACCGGATCGCGGTGTGTGAAAACGCCGACCACACCGGGTAATTCGGCATTGAGCACCGGGAGTTGTTCGAGGTGCTGCGGCGACTTGAGCAACCAGCGCCGGCCACCGCGCAGGAACTGCAAGGCCTTGAGCTGTGTCACCATGTGCCGGTAGTGGGGCGTCTGGTCGTGCGACTCGTAGTAGTCACGCCATGCCGGGATATCCGCCAAAGTCTCGAAGTACATCGTGGAAAAGTCGTTGGCCAGCAACTGAATTTCCTCGTGCACGTGGTCGGTGGTCATTTCGTGCATCAGCGGGAAATACGGAATGACGATGTTCATCACGTTGACCGCGATATCCATCCGAGTCCTACGAGGGTCCGGCTCGATACCGATCTCCGAAGCGAGCGGAAACGGCTCCACAGCTTCCCAATATGGCAGCGTCCGGAACGTGCCCGCCGCCGCGAGCAGATTGTGCAGGTGCGTGGTGCCGGTCCGTGGCAGCCCGACGATCGCCACTGGCGGCAGTAGTTCGATGTCGTGAATCTCGGGGTGCTGCTTCAACAAATCGGTCAGCAGCAGCCGGTTCTTCAGCAGCTGCAGCAGCTGACCATAGAAGTTGACCACCCCAGGGCCGTTGAAA includes these proteins:
- the ilvD gene encoding dihydroxy-acid dehydratase, with protein sequence MPELRSRTITHGRNMAGARALLRAAGVSASDFGKPIVAVANSFTEFVPGHTHLQPVGRIVSEAVQAAGGIAREFNTIAVDDGIAMGHGGMLYSLPSRDLIADSIEYMVNAHRADALVCISNCDKITPGMLMAALRLNIPTVFVSGGPMEGGTATLVDGTVRARLHLISAVAGAVAPEISDADLERVEAAACPTCGSCSGMFTANSMNCLTEALGLALPGNGTTLATHTARRRLYEDAGTAVMELARRFYDDDDVRALPRNIASAAAFSNAMVVDIAMGGSTNTILHLLAAAHEAEVDFDLADIEALSTRIPCICKVAPNGKYLMEDVHRAGGIPAVMGELLRAGLLDTDVHAIHADSLISWLDTWDTRSPGVSDTAVDLFHAAPGGVRSSSAFSQSCRWESLDLDAESGCIRDVAHAYSADGGLAILRGNLAEDGCVVKTAGVDDSILRFSGPAVVVESQEEAQDVILSGRVQPGDVVVVRYEGPRGGPGMQEMLYPTSYLKGVGLAKVCALITDGRFSGGSSGLSIGHISPEAAAGGVIALVRDGDLVDIDIPARRIELRVEASELDGRRRRLEQAGGYWPQHRDREVSPALRAYAAMALSADTGAVRDVSGIEAASRAAGAQARLAAAGAATTHR
- a CDS encoding pyridoxamine 5'-phosphate oxidase family protein, translating into MRPSQLPAHEYEFLLRHQVAAMLTVGADGRPKAAKMEPTVLDDRLLSVGHRHKVRTRRLLRDPRTTLFYDGPGPTWLAVEATADVVDTPDTPRLILEFMRLLQQRPTGPLAWHSDNHTEVELDDHDFMATMAAEGCLIYHFDIDKTYGNLPS
- the soxR gene encoding redox-sensitive transcriptional activator SoxR, with the translated sequence MSHNPTELLTVGEVARRAGMATSAVRFYEQQGLITSTRTAGNQRRYPRHVLRRISIIQAAQRFGVTLAEVATVLAGLPEDRMPSKADWTRISRRWHARLEARRREIEHLESELTGCIGCGCLSLATCRIVNPSDALSQHGPGPRRLITPSG
- a CDS encoding CocE/NonD family hydrolase, with the translated sequence MSDGISLRVDIHYPTDPATGEAATGPFPVLLSMTPYGKKAPPPAAQIGGGATPYLIRRGYLEVMADVRGTGVSGGSFEMLGPEQVQDGVDLVNWAASLPNSNGRVGMFGISYLAINQLLTAAEVGPGSPLKAIFPAMAANDFYRDVVTMGGVPHMRTVRAYGATYSLLNVINPALEYAHRGGHERPRAGGISAVRQRGRDQRSYFKNLIKDAMAGGDTAFDGAFWDTMRPADVVPKIVENGVAVFLVAGWHDAFQRGAPLNYAALQNTFADRPAGAAMTADQPVSDKFQLMAGPWYHVSDLDGQHLQALQLRWFNYWLKDDKTAAVTGQPVRFQAIGSSKWFRTNAYPFPEATPTRLYLGLGGGLHATPSADESTATLQYLSRGPVSGRSLEQWSLGMGSFMVSQTGRSVRYDQDNSRLQRQALTYTSEAFETERLLAGPVGLTIFATADRSETLWVAHLDDLSPDGISRPLTQGALLGSHRALDPDTSWCLPDGTVLRPHHISTKSAVEPVVRGELTRYDIEIFPTAALLAPGHRMRLTLTTYDFPHLVPTRPQRAALAGGVYRISQGGVHASHLVVPLADPVTMAQP
- a CDS encoding helix-turn-helix transcriptional regulator, which gives rise to MPNQAARTELGGFLRMRRESLDRSEHGLPAVRGRRHGLRREEVAFLSSISVTWYTWLEQGRDINPSRQVLDAIGQTLALSLADHSYLLSLAGFSPGGAQLMPDSGEPPDHLLRLLEAFGTSPAFAIDFDWEITAWNRAYAQLYPEVRTVARADRNLLWLVFTDPSIRQLMPDWEVESRRFVSEYRMQNGARLEEPEVSRLLDRLRTESREFDRVWNDHTIEGFQTRIRRFDHRVIGEIELEYHRLTPADLPDLNIVVYTPANPAADRQLDRMGTSGGIG
- a CDS encoding Rv3717 family N-acetylmuramoyl-L-alanine amidase — its product is MLRMAAAAPVLVGMPAMMSSLTAPVAKAQNLAGAIVFLDPGHNGANDASITKQVPTGRGGTKDCQTTGTSTNAGFPEHTFTWDVVLRIRQELINAGVQVGLSRDNDNAVAACVDQRAAMANALRPNAVVSIHADGGPPGGHGFHVNYSAPPLNQVQAGPSVKFAQIMRDQLVAGGLTPATYIGSNGLYGRADLTGLNLAQYPSILVECGNMKNAQDAAMLSSEQGQQAIANAVARGIAAFIQAG
- a CDS encoding SDR family NAD(P)-dependent oxidoreductase, which produces MHIDLTGKTALVTGSTQGIGLAIAEGLGASGARVAVNGRRDERVQAAVAELAGKGITDVIGVAADVTTAEGVAQLTQQLPDVDILVNNLGIFGSVPAQEITDEQWRTYFEVNVLSAVRLIRTYLPGMTERGWGRMIQIASDSAIVIPEEMIHYGTSKTALLAVTRGFAKDAAGTGVTVNSVIAGPTHTGGVEDFVYQLVDKDLPWDEAQREFIIKYRPQSLLRRLIEPEEIANMVVYLSSQQSSATTGAAVRADGGYVDSILP
- a CDS encoding sulfotransferase family protein; this translates as MMTMMAADCPLDAAALHAKASADTGLDDFGPADYRERLDVLLAALHDIDGFNGPGVVNFYGQLLQLLKNRLLLTDLLKQHPEIHDIELLPPVAIVGLPRTGTTHLHNLLAAAGTFRTLPYWEAVEPFPLASEIGIEPDPRRTRMDIAVNVMNIVIPYFPLMHEMTTDHVHEEIQLLANDFSTMYFETLADIPAWRDYYESHDQTPHYRHMVTQLKALQFLRGGRRWLLKSPQHLEQLPVLNAELPGVVGVFTHRDPVPVVLSMIAMITYSARMHRSPVPVEHIATYWVQRLEHMLAGLVRDREVIGRDRSIDIRFDDFMADDLGTAESVFALAEEQLSDTERAAMAGYLAGHQRGRLGRVETSCEMFGLDPADLKARFAPYTQRFLS
- a CDS encoding FAD-dependent oxidoreductase, whose product is MLRKRIVIAGLGDSGILAAVRLAPHADVVGISVKDGLVSGQELGMRVSRPDAWARDYFIGFRRFRGLDGVRIMHGALAGADLDARTVTVIAADGTETTEPFDVLVISTGTTNGFWRRPTLQTADDVAADLKNTHERLAGAQRIAVVGGGATAVSSAGNLARTWPDKVIDLYFPGAQILPGYHVGTQVRVAQRLAELGVRQHLGHRAILPPDRDEITTGPIEFSTGQPDADVDAVLWAVGRVQPNTGWLPAEILDDDGFVRVTPELTVPGYPAVFAVGDVAATDPQRTSARNGGGALVARNILAQMNSRKLRRYRPPTVRWGSVLGPQPDGLEVFTPWGQAVRFPAWTVDRVLQRFVVRRQLYRGVRD